From Aspergillus fumigatus Af293 chromosome 3, whole genome shotgun sequence, a single genomic window includes:
- a CDS encoding putative C6 transcription factor: MDRSDLKRSSSDAGLESPRRYDRSSSVLDARPPPPRVSKARACAECKRHKIKCEFKPGETSCTKCTRSGIKCVVNDFSQKFVDDDGIWKSQAASAIHQLQAAVRDLLRHNGLPELSTFASGGPQNGPSPVASHANGHRASIDNSQPSQGQNATGAVMDVTREPSQEPDLQGPELVPAPMRSLYEVTKLRNLRNNPVEKPKLTLLEEDFVSRGLISLHEAEELFAYFSRTMNQLLWGGIILVHRDLTSVRRASTLLSAAVLTVAALHIPNRNETLNRCYSEYVSLVSSMSLTRAHTLDDIRGLCVGAFWLSELSWKLSGHAVRIATELGLHQSYQRMIRGHSDQYERAQLWYLLYVCDHHFSIAYGRPPVIHEDVSIKNYETFLQSPMVVPGDIRLLAQVALFMILTEAYRMFGSDTEQALTEEDFGQLRVYNVAVDQWRLLWQPRSADSPYVRTYPSKGVVLHYHFAKFQLNSLSLRALSPSNTPVFSMDRKESANIAISSAMACLNMVLEEQDIRDAIVGVPIFTHTMVTFSAVFLLKVAVNWNSAYLSIDGRQVRRLVERVIELLNCVSAGERHLTRHIARGLSKMLERFDSWETAWQAGRPANAGGLPVGGTGAVDRPEGEVPGGANAMAQGFPPPDLIYDMVGTYGFGLDENLLDPSMANFEFLAQ, encoded by the exons ATGGATCGATCCGATCTCAAGCGTTCGTCTTCTGATGCCGGTCTCGAGTCTCCAAGACGATATGATCGCAGCTCCTCCGTTCTTGACGctcgacctcctcctcctaGAGTCTCCAAAGCCCGTGCTT GTGCGGAGTGCAAACGGCATAAGATCAAATGCGAGTTCAAACCAGGCGAAACTAGCTGCACCAAATGTACGCGCAGTGGCATTAAGTGTGTAGTCAATGACTTCTCGCAGAAGTTtgttgatgacgatgggAT ATGGAAATCGCAAGCTGCTTCTGCGATTCACCAGCTCCAAGCGGCCGTGCGCGACCTTCTCCGCCACAACGGACTTCCAGAGCTCTCCACGTTTGCTTCAGGCGGCCCTCAGAATGGACCCAGCCCAGTTGCTTCGCATGCGAACGGACATCGTGCTTCAATAGACAACTCACAGCCGAGTCAAGGACAGAATGCAACGGGTGCCGTGATGGATGTCACTCGAGAACCTTCGCAGGAGCCGGACCTGCAGGGCCCAGAGCTGGTCCCGGCCCCTATGCGCAGCCTTTACGAAGTCACGAAACTACGAAACCTACGAAACAATCCTGTGGAAAAGCCGAAGCTGACcctgctggaggaggatttCGTATCGCGGGGGCTAATTTCTCTCCACGAGGCCGAGGAACTCTTCGCGTACTTCAGTCGGACGATGAACCAGCTACTCTGGGGAGGAATCATCCTCGTGCATCGAGATCTAACCTCTGTGCGACGAGCCTCAACACTGCTTTCTGCGGCTGTTCTTACCGTCGCCGCACTTCACATTCCCAATCGCAACGAGACGTTGAACCGATGCTACAGCGAGTACGTCTCCCTCGTGTCGAGCATGTCTCTGACGCGGGCTCATACTCTGGACGATATCCGTGGTCTCTGCGTCGGTGCCTTCTGGCTGTCTGAGCTGAGCTGGAAGCTCTCTGGCCATGCTGTCCGAATAGCAACGGAGCTGGGCCTCCACCAGAGCTACCAGCGGATGATCCGAGGCCATAGTGATCAATATGAGCGTGCACAACTATGGTACCTACTATATGTCTGCGACCATCATTTCAGCATCGCCTACGGCCGACCACCCGTCATCCATGAAGATGTCTCGATTAAGAACTATGAGACGTTCCTCCAGTCACCAATGGTCGTCCCTGGGGACATTCGACTGCTGGCACAAGTAGCCTTGTTCATGATCCTGACGGAGGCCTATCGAATGTTTGGCAGTGATACAGAACAGGCACTTACGGAGGAAGATTTTGGCCAACTGAGGGTTTACAACGTTGCGGTTGATCAGTGGCGTCTCCTCTGGCAACCACGATCAG CCGACAGCCCATATGTAAGGACGTATCCATCAAAAGGGGTGGTCCTGCATTACCATTTCGCCAAGTTCCAGCTGAATTCGCTTTCTCTTCGTGCGTTGTCTCCGTCCAATACCCCAGTGTTCTCCATGGATCGGAAAGAATCGGCCAACATCGCCATTTCATCCGCCATGGCCTGTCTGAATATGGTGTTGGAGGAACAGGATATCCGCGACGCCATTGTGGGTGTTCCTATTTTCACCCATACCATGGTCACATTTTCTGCAGTCTTCCTGCTCAAGGTTGCCGTGAACTGGAATTCAGCCTACCTTAGTATCGACGGCCGCCAGGTGCGCCGTCTGGTGGAGCGAGTTATCGAGTTGTTGAACTGTGTGTCCGCGGGTGAAAGACATCTTACAAGGCACATTGCGCGTGGCCTGAGCAAGATGCTAGAGCGATTCGATTCATGGGAAACTGCGTGGCAGGCTGGCCGACCTGCCAACGCTGGAGGACTCCCCGTGGGAGGTACAGGAGCTGTAGACCGACCAGAGGGTGAGGTACCAGGCGGTGCGAATGCCATGGCCCAGGGATTTCCGCCGCCGGACCTCATTTACGACATGGTTGGCACTTATGGTTTCGGGTTGGACGAGAATCTGCTTGACCCCAGCATGGCCAATTTTGAATTTCTGGCGCAATAG